The DNA sequence TGCGAAGCACGGGTCGTCGGCTTATGTGGGCGAAGATCGGGGCTACATGGGAAcgcccgcacgggaaggacttGACCTTGAGGAGGTCGGGAAGGGGTGAGGCGCACGGGGCCGCGGTGGGCGTTTTCTGCGTCTGTGCCGCCAACGCCTCGTCGGCTTCAGGTGGAGgagtttccttttttagtgttgctgacgtggcgaGGTGAGAATGGGCCACCTATGGGCTGGCCTatgcaccattgcggatgctctaataatagatgacacaaattttagtataaaaagaagagtataaaaaaatttcaaaaattataaataaaaagtgaaattataAACAGAACAATGAACAGACCACAAAAAACAAATCTAATTTGGgtgaaaataatactcccagTCCCATGAATCATGcaactattaaattactaaCACCAAAACATTGCATGAACTCATGAAGAAATCATGAGAAAAAGCCAAGACTGTACATGAACAGATAAACCTACTCCCAACACTTGATCACACACACCACTCAAAtcatcactctctctcaaGCTAACAAACTTCTGGGATAATACCATGGCTATCGAGACGGTACAAGGAAGTGCTTCAACAACACCATCATCCATGGCTGCAACTATCGCCACCACCATAAAGCAACAAGTAGAAACATCTCCATCAATTTTGGATGATAGCGAGCTCTTGAGGTTCAGATTCAGATAATGCTTTCAAGGACTCTATGCAGACTGGATTTCACTCCCAGCACTGACATTTTCGGTTGCCACTTTATATGAAGAGAGCAACTTTCtctgtcaaaaatcaaggTGATGCAATGGTTAAGGACATGTTAAACAAAAACCACAAATTGGCAGGTAATATATGAGACTGGAAGACATCATTCAGACTAAGCTACCAGATCATTGTGGGTTATCAAGACATACGATGTACTCGTATGCATATCGAGAGTGAGGGAAAAACTAGTCCCAAAATGGTTCTCCCTACACAAAAGctgaaaattatgaaacaaaaatagagAACAACACACTCACATGATCCTCAAATTCAGGGGTAGCCAAATTGACACACAGGTTCTTCATCAACATGAGCACCTGCAAGACTAACagttattaaattatgtatcTGAGTGGATCAGAGTGAGGATGCACGCCTAATTACTGATTTTTTTGTCAGTAGATATAATTGATAACCACTTGAACATTCAAATCAGTAGAGAAAGGCTATGTCCAAGGTACTTATTCAGTCACAGAAAGGTTCAACCCACCGTCTCAACATTTATAGGCTCCATTTTCCTTAGTCTTCGCAAGTGATCAGTTGCAGTTGGATCAAAGACACTACCAATGAAACCATAGACTTGAGCAAAATCTGGCATATCTGCACAAACAAAAAGCTAGTGATAAGTTTTATTTATGCCATCAACATAGTCAGAAAATAGATAATTCTATGGTTAGAATATTGATGCATAGCCATTTATCCatctaacaaaaaataataacgcTGCGTATGTCTGACCTTCATGCCGCATAACTAAAATCTGAAACTAACGAATAAAACTAAAGATGGTAGGGAACAGACCTTTTGTTGTGTTGCATTGCTTCACTTTTACTTCATGATCCATCTCATTAGATTTCCATACACGTGGAGTGCTATCATTGCTGCTACTGCTATAATTATTGGCAACACTAGCTAATCCAACATTGTCTAAACCACCAAGACAATTCATCAGTGACATCTTAAAACAAATGTCAAGTCAGGTCAGGAGTAGAAAATTACCTTTTGCAACATTTGGCAGACATCCTGCCGGTACAACATTGTAACTCCAAGAAGACAATGGTGAACTGCTGATAGGATTACTGGGAACTGAAAACGGATCGCGTCTTACAGCATACCCGGTCTCCACTTGAGCAACTGAAGATTGCCCAGGACCTGCAGTTCGAGGTACAACTACACAAAacgaaagaaaaaacaatagAATGTCAATGGATATACTCAAAAAGAAAACGAAAGAATAAACGAAAAATCAAAGGCAGCCAACCATTTTTCGTTGCCTTCTGTGGATAAGGATGGGCAGCTTTTCTCTTTGGACGTGGAGGAGGTACATGCTCGCTTGTACCATTCTTCTGGACTTTTAGAAAATACTTCTGAGCATGGCTGCGTATCTGCAAGACGACCTTTGTTCAGTTTCAGGAAACAAAGTAACGGGCACAACCTCCTTTTTAAAAGGAGTCTCCTATGTttcaaaataactaaaaattgacCATATCTACCATTCGAGCGGAAGTTATTATacaataactaaaaataatcaattatctGAGGAACAAGTTTCAAAACTTGATGAACTAAATATTAAAGTTGGCATATATAAAGAGAAACCTTAGTAACT is a window from the Salvia hispanica cultivar TCC Black 2014 chromosome 1, UniMelb_Shisp_WGS_1.0, whole genome shotgun sequence genome containing:
- the LOC125202039 gene encoding protein REVEILLE 6-like isoform X1 yields the protein MVSVYRSPPPDQDFSHFRGFYMSGDPSKMPAADGGKGILLPMAPEANAADDANKKIRKPYTITKSRESWSEQEHDKFLEALQLFDRDWKKIEAFIGSKTVIQIRSHAQKYFLKVQKNGTSEHVPPPRPKRKAAHPYPQKATKNVVPRTAGPGQSSVAQVETGYAVRRDPFSVPSNPISSSPLSSWSYNVVPAGCLPNVAKDNVGLASVANNYSSSSNDSTPRVWKSNEMDHEVKVKQCNTTKDMPDFAQVYGFIGSVFDPTATDHLRRLRKMEPINVETVLMLMKNLCVNLATPEFEDHRKLLSSYKVATENVSAGSEIQSA
- the LOC125202039 gene encoding protein REVEILLE 6-like isoform X3, coding for MINFSKRFSYLIVTGKRLKHLLGQRQLSRVRMCGILCVMVDMVNLSKFLDEIRSHAQKYFLKVQKNGTSEHVPPPRPKRKAAHPYPQKATKNVVPRTAGPGQSSVAQVETGYAVRRDPFSVPSNPISSSPLSSWSYNVVPAGCLPNVAKDNVGLASVANNYSSSSNDSTPRVWKSNEMDHEVKVKQCNTTKDMPDFAQVYGFIGSVFDPTATDHLRRLRKMEPINVETVLMLMKNLCVNLATPEFEDHRKLLSSYKVATENVSAGSEIQSA
- the LOC125202039 gene encoding protein REVEILLE 6-like isoform X2, which produces MVSVYRSPPPDQDFSHFRGFYMSGDPSKMPAADGGKGILLPMAPEANAADDANKKIRKPYTITKSRESWSEQEHDKFLEALQLFDRDWKKIEAFIGSKTVIQIRSHAQKYFLKVQKNGTSEHVPPPRPKRKAAHPYPQKATKNVVPRTAGPGQSSVAQVETGYAVRRDPFSVPSNPISSSPLSSWSYNVVPAGCLPNVAKDNVGLASVANNYSSSSNDSTPRVWKSNEMDHEVKVKQCNTTKDMPDFAQVYGFIGSVFDPTATDHLRRLRKMEPINVETSCRCSC